One part of the Salinimonas iocasae genome encodes these proteins:
- a CDS encoding glycosyltransferase family protein: MSTYRSLYLYPFEHNNGFIERTKEVYARQGFHIEPLKALFSSANLGKREKNTVVLNWYEDQPFRKGLKGLRRILFIFSFFISIMAMRLFSHRIIWLRHNFKPHNLARENLLFRVTVWLLNKVAHQTVTLEPVNAISGQVVRHPLYQPDAALSTVIEQTRGRPRTIDYLYFGVIKPYKRLDKLLRAWPVSQSLTIMGKCSDEAHTRLLNEIISQRNLDVTWHNAFIEQDDLEKAVAGARYVIIPHEDGAMISSGTFYMALSLGANVLCFDSEFGRAKAAEFSFVQVLNAAHLDTQLPALSYTSADIVIEQAMQKYGDREVQLSWRKVL, from the coding sequence ATGAGTACATACCGTTCGCTTTACCTTTACCCGTTTGAGCATAACAATGGTTTTATTGAACGTACCAAAGAGGTCTATGCCAGGCAGGGCTTTCACATTGAGCCACTTAAAGCATTATTCTCGTCAGCAAACCTGGGTAAGCGAGAAAAAAACACAGTAGTACTTAACTGGTATGAAGACCAGCCCTTCAGAAAAGGCCTGAAAGGACTACGGCGTATACTATTTATTTTCAGCTTTTTCATCAGCATTATGGCAATGCGCCTGTTCAGCCATCGTATTATCTGGCTAAGACATAATTTCAAGCCACATAACCTGGCGCGGGAGAATCTCCTGTTCAGAGTCACGGTCTGGTTACTTAATAAGGTTGCGCATCAAACGGTAACGCTGGAGCCCGTAAATGCTATCTCTGGCCAGGTTGTACGCCATCCGCTGTATCAACCGGATGCTGCACTAAGTACCGTTATCGAACAAACAAGAGGGCGACCGCGGACAATTGATTATCTGTACTTTGGTGTAATCAAACCCTATAAGCGTCTGGATAAGTTGCTTAGGGCTTGGCCGGTATCTCAGTCATTAACGATCATGGGTAAGTGTTCCGATGAAGCGCATACCCGGTTACTCAATGAGATAATTTCTCAGCGTAACCTTGATGTGACCTGGCATAACGCATTTATCGAACAGGATGACCTGGAAAAGGCGGTTGCAGGTGCTCGCTATGTCATTATCCCTCATGAAGATGGAGCGATGATTTCATCCGGCACGTTTTATATGGCGCTGAGCCTCGGGGCGAATGTTTTGTGTTTCGATTCAGAGTTTGGCCGCGCTAAGGCAGCGGAGTTTTCATTTGTACAGGTGCTGAATGCAGCGCACCTTGATACTCAGTTGCCAGCATTATCCTACACAAGCGCCGACATTGTGATTGAACAGGCGATGCAAAAGTATGGCGATCGTGAAGTCCAGCTGTCCTGGCGAAAAGTTCTTTAA
- a CDS encoding Stf0 family sulfotransferase: MELYEDQFADEHDYPNQTETKKTLIIASTVRSGSHMLGHALHETGAFGFPLEYANTKNLNQWKKKFGTSDTAEVMQQLMHRRTSPNGVFGIKLHYCHLETLGGFSRVQSMFPNPHFVLLTRQDVMSQAVSLAVAKQTGAWISKQEKQKQPEYRFEDIDNGLRRILFENSSWKYTLSASGAKYMDLNFNDVKSNTANTILRIADMMHIEVDSRRIPTAPVTKKQSDTINKAWTEQFMREFNVNDELLRFNRESIFRRLKKRFL, translated from the coding sequence ATGGAATTGTACGAAGATCAGTTTGCCGACGAGCATGACTACCCTAACCAGACAGAAACCAAGAAAACGTTGATTATCGCCTCTACTGTGCGATCAGGAAGTCACATGCTTGGCCATGCGCTTCACGAAACTGGCGCATTTGGATTTCCGCTGGAATATGCCAATACCAAAAACCTGAATCAGTGGAAGAAAAAATTTGGAACGTCTGATACTGCAGAAGTGATGCAACAACTTATGCACCGTCGTACTTCGCCCAATGGGGTGTTCGGAATCAAATTACATTACTGCCACCTTGAAACACTGGGTGGATTTAGTCGGGTTCAGTCGATGTTTCCCAATCCACATTTTGTATTGCTGACCCGTCAGGATGTGATGTCACAGGCAGTATCACTGGCCGTGGCAAAACAAACAGGGGCCTGGATCTCAAAACAAGAAAAGCAGAAACAGCCGGAATATCGCTTTGAAGATATTGATAACGGTCTGCGCAGAATTTTGTTTGAGAACAGTTCCTGGAAATACACATTGAGTGCCAGTGGCGCTAAATACATGGACCTGAACTTCAACGATGTGAAAAGCAACACCGCAAATACGATTTTACGTATCGCAGATATGATGCACATCGAGGTCGATAGTCGCCGAATTCCAACAGCGCCTGTCACCAAGAAGCAAAGCGATACAATAAACAAAGCATGGACTGAGCAGTTTATGCGCGAGTTTAACGTTAATGATGAACTGCTGCGATTTAACCGGGAAAGCATTTTCCGCCGTTTGAAAAAGCGGTTTTTATAG
- a CDS encoding glycosyltransferase family 4 protein produces the protein MKLCAVGLRGIPNVMGGIESHCQQLYPRMVKEGADITVICRSPYVDSRNKEFEGVKLRSVWTLKHKFFETFLHTFLAIIYARFVVKPDVLHLHAIGPALFTPLARLLGMKVLVTHHGADYDRQKWNSFAKSLLKTGESLGIRFANKTVVVGKSLTARLQQAHPRHARKICYVPNGALTGVDANLSADKLPRDLDILPGEYILTVGRLVPEKGFHDLVEAYRKSNSDLKLVVVGSADHEDAYSRALLEQASPNIMIAGRRSGDELHALYKFARVFCLPSYHEGLPIVALEAIAAGTQVVLSDITPNTDIGLPEDCYFKVGDTDHLATKFTQLESLNLQIDQGRFLETFNWDNIAVETYDVVNSLTGTTGVTTRRAN, from the coding sequence ATGAAGCTTTGTGCTGTTGGACTTCGCGGTATTCCTAATGTAATGGGAGGGATTGAGTCACACTGTCAGCAGTTATACCCGCGCATGGTTAAAGAGGGGGCAGACATCACTGTTATTTGTCGCTCGCCCTACGTAGACAGCCGGAATAAAGAATTTGAAGGCGTTAAGCTTCGCTCGGTCTGGACGCTTAAACACAAATTTTTCGAAACGTTTCTGCACACATTTCTGGCCATAATTTATGCCCGTTTTGTGGTAAAACCTGATGTCCTTCATCTTCACGCTATCGGACCGGCGCTGTTCACACCGTTAGCCAGGTTATTGGGTATGAAAGTGCTGGTGACACATCACGGCGCCGACTATGACAGACAAAAATGGAATTCATTTGCTAAAAGCCTGCTGAAAACCGGTGAGTCGCTGGGTATCCGGTTTGCTAATAAAACCGTCGTCGTGGGTAAATCTCTGACAGCGCGATTGCAACAGGCACATCCGCGACACGCCAGAAAAATTTGCTATGTTCCCAACGGGGCATTAACAGGTGTCGATGCCAACCTTTCCGCTGACAAGTTGCCCCGAGACCTGGACATTTTGCCGGGGGAATACATATTGACTGTGGGCAGACTGGTCCCGGAAAAAGGGTTTCATGATTTGGTTGAGGCTTACCGAAAAAGTAATTCAGACTTGAAACTTGTCGTGGTAGGAAGCGCAGATCATGAAGATGCTTATTCCCGGGCATTATTGGAACAGGCTTCGCCGAATATCATGATTGCCGGGCGGCGCAGTGGGGACGAATTGCACGCGCTATACAAGTTTGCACGGGTTTTCTGTCTGCCTTCGTACCACGAAGGGCTTCCCATAGTTGCCCTTGAAGCAATTGCAGCAGGTACTCAGGTGGTACTTAGCGATATCACTCCAAATACTGATATCGGCTTGCCAGAGGACTGTTATTTCAAGGTAGGGGACACTGACCATCTGGCCACTAAATTTACTCAGCTTGAATCTTTAAACCTGCAGATAGATCAGGGACGCTTTCTGGAAACGTTTAACTGGGACAATATTGCGGTAGAGACTTATGATGTTGTGAATAGCCTGACCGGTACAACTGGCGTGACAACACGCAGGGCGAACTGA
- a CDS encoding glycosyltransferase family 2 protein: MSYTVSVVITTFNRPNELKEALDGVYAQIVKPLEVIVVNDASSLPYEQVIEAFSHHSNFIYKPLDTSSGANKARNIGVDTAKGDIIAFLDDDDIWMPDYLLEHVRAYEEGADAVVSGYQNLGKEDEVFVQPDETVQADVLRTGNQYCGMSGFSIRRDLAIKERFDESLPNGQDWDMYVRLLQKGYKLVNIPRAIFMYRFMNMDGIGAKVARMTPEQAIVRLRSADKHRAFLGEENYRKRVAAQLLVYLPLKQQKARWIMQSIRLAGLRVTMEHIAAVSLKKVRQRA; the protein is encoded by the coding sequence ATGAGCTATACAGTCAGCGTTGTCATTACGACTTTTAATCGACCGAATGAACTGAAAGAAGCGCTGGATGGCGTTTATGCTCAAATTGTAAAGCCACTGGAAGTTATTGTGGTGAATGATGCATCTTCCTTGCCATATGAACAGGTTATCGAAGCATTTTCTCATCATAGCAATTTTATCTACAAACCCCTCGATACCTCTTCAGGCGCTAATAAGGCGCGCAACATCGGTGTAGATACGGCCAAAGGCGATATTATTGCCTTTTTGGATGATGATGATATCTGGATGCCCGACTATTTGCTGGAACATGTTCGAGCTTACGAAGAAGGCGCTGATGCTGTTGTGAGTGGCTATCAGAACCTGGGGAAAGAAGATGAGGTGTTTGTTCAACCCGATGAAACAGTACAGGCCGATGTTCTTCGTACAGGCAATCAATATTGTGGGATGAGCGGGTTCAGTATACGCCGCGACCTCGCCATAAAAGAACGGTTCGACGAGTCACTACCAAACGGACAGGACTGGGATATGTATGTCCGGCTCCTGCAAAAGGGTTATAAGCTGGTGAATATACCCAGGGCAATATTTATGTACCGCTTTATGAATATGGACGGTATCGGCGCTAAAGTTGCCAGAATGACGCCTGAACAGGCTATCGTCAGATTACGCTCTGCAGATAAACACCGGGCTTTTTTGGGCGAGGAAAATTACCGCAAACGTGTAGCCGCTCAATTACTGGTTTATCTGCCGTTAAAGCAGCAGAAAGCCCGCTGGATAATGCAGTCAATAAGATTAGCCGGGTTGCGGGTGACGATGGAGCATATTGCCGCCGTATCTCTTAAAAAAGTGCGTCAGCGCGCCTAA
- the gntA gene encoding guanitoxin biosynthesis heme-dependent pre-guanitoxin N-hydroxylase GntA, with protein MQTYLPQQEENLKAFIAQKGFPCVGAKTALHKEQIHHHHFGPLHDTSDNLDILDAIYRFIEGFNLQDDMFSSFVCTFEGPWDHSERQYERLLWEKLQQLYDIDSKLHGWDNHVSNDPDHADFSFSLGGHAFFIVCLNPASRRKSRRYDSPAIVFNLHQQFDQLRTEGKFEDFRDHIRKRDTVFSGGDNPMLDNHGSDSEAKQYSGRQLEENWQCPFHTNQEQQNNG; from the coding sequence ATGCAAACTTATCTTCCTCAGCAGGAAGAGAACCTCAAAGCATTTATCGCGCAAAAAGGTTTTCCCTGCGTTGGTGCTAAAACAGCACTTCACAAAGAACAAATTCATCATCATCACTTTGGTCCCCTGCACGATACTTCAGATAACCTGGACATATTAGATGCCATCTATCGCTTTATCGAAGGCTTTAACCTTCAAGATGATATGTTTTCTTCTTTTGTCTGTACGTTCGAGGGACCGTGGGATCATAGCGAGCGACAATACGAACGCCTGTTATGGGAAAAACTTCAGCAGCTTTATGATATCGACAGCAAGTTACACGGGTGGGACAACCATGTAAGTAACGACCCGGACCATGCTGATTTTAGCTTTAGTCTTGGTGGACATGCATTTTTTATTGTCTGTCTGAATCCAGCGAGCCGTCGTAAAAGCCGAAGATATGACTCACCGGCCATAGTGTTCAATCTGCATCAACAGTTTGATCAGCTGCGCACGGAAGGAAAGTTTGAAGACTTTCGTGACCATATTCGAAAAAGAGACACTGTTTTTAGTGGTGGCGATAATCCAATGCTGGATAATCATGGTAGTGATTCTGAAGCTAAACAATACAGCGGGCGACAGTTAGAAGAAAACTGGCAGTGTCCGTTTCATACGAATCAGGAGCAACAAAATAATGGATAA
- a CDS encoding DUF1989 domain-containing protein: MDKIAPRSGTAFELKAGQQLKVIDPEGEQVADLYAFNSSNHNEYLSSGRSLDYNESVNFGKGSKLYSNDSREMFEIVEDTVEDHDFLLTPCSKATFRHFYPDEEPVPGCHGNLAKAFSAYGIPEHLINTTFNTFMNVAIDENGKLSVLPPKSKAGDFTVFEAKMDMIVGLTACSAGESNNFSYKPICYEIL, translated from the coding sequence ATGGATAAAATCGCACCGCGTAGCGGCACCGCATTCGAATTAAAAGCCGGACAGCAGTTAAAGGTCATTGACCCAGAGGGCGAGCAGGTCGCTGATTTGTACGCGTTCAACAGCAGTAATCACAACGAATATTTATCATCAGGCCGTTCTCTGGACTACAACGAAAGCGTGAATTTTGGTAAAGGCTCAAAGCTATACTCTAACGATAGCCGTGAAATGTTCGAGATTGTTGAAGATACTGTAGAGGACCATGACTTTCTGCTCACCCCGTGTAGTAAGGCAACGTTCCGCCATTTTTACCCTGATGAGGAACCTGTACCGGGTTGTCACGGTAATCTGGCGAAAGCATTTTCAGCATATGGAATCCCTGAGCATCTTATTAATACAACCTTTAATACATTTATGAACGTAGCCATAGATGAAAACGGGAAGCTATCTGTACTGCCACCTAAAAGTAAGGCCGGTGACTTCACCGTGTTTGAGGCCAAAATGGATATGATTGTCGGTTTGACCGCCTGCTCTGCCGGCGAGTCGAATAACTTCAGCTATAAACCGATTTGCTACGAAATTTTATAG
- a CDS encoding lipopolysaccharide biosynthesis protein, producing MSLKAKSLAGAFFNLSANGFAQIVNFVVYAIMARILEVEAFGLVAICLMVVEFCNLFVTVGISQNLIQRKDWDNQFASLSFWVLMGVSGAIATLIFVVAVPIAWYTYSELAAQLIAALAIVPIANGFRLVHKAKLERNFENKKLAVYDTIGVLIGGIVSVVTALDGFGAWAIIFGKIVQAVVSTVLTCVRSDFKPEKVTDKSHLPEIITFAKPLIAMSFVNFFSQKASNIIIAFFLGASTFAFASVARQGVSVINNLTFQPLNRIALAGLSRVSTDNLSHTFGRMVGMTAIFVSPVYFGVGAIAHPFVELVFGDKWTTSAYLLSILAIMAPTQVMAYYLPNLLISRGMPHQAFKLNMINLVVNMALPLMAVPWGLYGVIVALVIANYITLFLKFALVKKHLGIGIKDALANTWMFSMASVVMYGVVLYLERFNIYGLDNIFVNIAALVVTGAAIYAGILLLFFRRKSFKVMAELKRSKSQKAVKKKVPPQESGTAER from the coding sequence ATGTCATTAAAAGCTAAATCTTTAGCGGGCGCCTTTTTCAATTTGTCAGCCAACGGCTTTGCGCAAATTGTTAACTTCGTTGTTTACGCTATCATGGCCCGGATCCTCGAAGTTGAGGCGTTCGGGCTTGTTGCCATCTGTCTGATGGTCGTAGAGTTTTGTAATTTATTTGTCACCGTCGGCATTAGCCAGAACCTCATTCAACGCAAAGACTGGGATAATCAGTTTGCCAGCCTGTCGTTCTGGGTATTAATGGGAGTCTCTGGCGCCATTGCGACGCTGATTTTTGTTGTTGCTGTTCCCATTGCCTGGTACACCTATTCTGAACTCGCCGCTCAATTAATTGCCGCGCTGGCCATTGTGCCTATTGCTAATGGTTTCAGGCTGGTACACAAAGCCAAACTTGAGCGCAATTTTGAAAATAAAAAGCTGGCGGTTTACGACACTATTGGCGTGCTTATCGGCGGCATCGTATCGGTTGTCACCGCCCTGGATGGCTTCGGCGCCTGGGCAATTATCTTTGGCAAAATCGTTCAGGCAGTGGTATCGACTGTTCTGACTTGCGTGCGTTCAGATTTCAAACCTGAAAAGGTCACCGATAAATCTCATTTACCGGAAATAATCACATTTGCTAAACCCCTTATTGCGATGTCTTTTGTTAACTTTTTCTCGCAAAAGGCGTCGAATATCATCATTGCCTTTTTCCTTGGTGCATCAACCTTCGCGTTCGCGTCAGTCGCCAGGCAGGGGGTTTCGGTAATCAATAACCTCACCTTTCAGCCACTGAACCGGATTGCGCTGGCCGGACTTTCTCGGGTAAGTACTGATAACCTCAGCCACACCTTTGGCCGAATGGTGGGCATGACTGCCATTTTTGTATCGCCGGTCTATTTTGGTGTAGGTGCAATCGCTCACCCGTTTGTTGAACTGGTGTTTGGTGATAAATGGACCACCAGCGCGTATCTGCTATCCATACTGGCAATTATGGCCCCTACTCAGGTTATGGCTTATTACCTGCCAAACCTGCTGATCTCCAGAGGCATGCCGCATCAAGCTTTCAAACTGAATATGATAAACCTGGTAGTGAATATGGCTCTGCCGCTCATGGCTGTGCCCTGGGGACTGTACGGCGTTATTGTTGCTTTGGTCATTGCTAACTACATCACACTGTTTCTGAAATTCGCACTGGTTAAAAAACACCTTGGTATCGGTATAAAGGATGCGTTGGCCAATACCTGGATGTTCTCAATGGCCTCGGTAGTGATGTACGGTGTGGTTTTATACCTTGAACGCTTTAATATTTACGGACTCGATAACATTTTTGTCAATATCGCTGCACTTGTTGTCACTGGCGCCGCTATCTATGCGGGCATATTATTGCTTTTCTTCCGTCGTAAGAGCTTCAAAGTAATGGCAGAACTTAAGCGCTCAAAAAGCCAGAAAGCGGTTAAAAAGAAAGTACCGCCTCAGGAATCCGGCACAGCTGAGCGCTGA
- a CDS encoding polysaccharide pyruvyl transferase family protein — protein MFYKWAEKQKYAKEKSLIFWWQSKKDPRPNIGDFVAYDLVNRIIAMKGKMITDKLSHDNKLVSVGSVLHFANTGDTIWGTGLNKKMDDKVNRFKQLDVRAVRGPLTREYLMNRGIDVPAVYGDPAILLPYFYPKSLMQKGEAREYIVINHMNDDMSHYEGHEDALVTPMQYPGSFIESIVNSKRVISSSLHGVIIAEAYGIPAVFLDSNSGESMFKYEDYYQGTGRKDIPKVSSVEEGLKIDIPRPPDFTPIARKLYQAFPFDLWGV, from the coding sequence ATGTTTTATAAATGGGCCGAGAAGCAAAAATATGCCAAAGAGAAGTCGTTGATTTTCTGGTGGCAGTCGAAAAAGGATCCCCGGCCGAATATCGGCGATTTCGTTGCATACGATCTGGTAAACAGAATAATAGCAATGAAAGGCAAGATGATTACGGACAAACTCAGCCACGACAATAAGCTGGTAAGTGTCGGTTCCGTCCTGCACTTTGCTAATACCGGAGATACTATCTGGGGCACCGGCCTTAACAAAAAAATGGACGATAAGGTCAACCGCTTCAAGCAATTAGATGTTCGTGCGGTCAGAGGGCCGTTAACCCGAGAATATCTGATGAACCGTGGTATTGATGTACCAGCCGTTTACGGTGATCCGGCTATTTTACTACCGTATTTTTACCCTAAGTCGCTGATGCAAAAGGGCGAAGCCAGAGAGTATATCGTTATTAATCATATGAACGATGACATGTCACATTATGAAGGGCATGAAGACGCACTGGTTACACCGATGCAATACCCTGGCTCGTTTATCGAATCCATTGTGAACAGTAAACGTGTGATTTCAAGCTCGTTACATGGGGTGATTATCGCTGAAGCGTATGGCATTCCGGCAGTGTTTCTGGACTCTAATAGCGGTGAGTCTATGTTTAAGTACGAAGACTATTATCAGGGGACTGGTAGAAAGGATATTCCCAAAGTAAGCTCAGTCGAGGAAGGGTTAAAGATCGATATCCCCAGACCACCTGATTTTACTCCCATAGCCAGAAAGCTTTATCAGGCATTCCCGTTCGATTTATGGGGCGTATGA
- a CDS encoding O-antigen ligase family protein — protein sequence MFLLVKLVFGLISAYLVYGAISRRCNKYLAFAVVALWLRFFLSAFHDITYEPLIAGFSINALSSIGIAGMGLLLLPRNFLTLQKLGLIYLFFASIILSGVLNGAVVGLINVMVKWMFFLTVTGAIFMAVRKVGKDEVLRKLLVAFFLPVSLQIMSILLGEAKATEADGSTSYIGGYNHEAAFSMIIASFTLVVGLISAGYIRFRTFLFGLGCILLVIANYRTSVLAILPLAAIFAFNSMEARIAPRYKAVFLIAAFFGMGLAFLLLSYSMQDRFADVFVFLGSLDELMKAPMYYSEAEKDIFSARVYIWSQYIYTYWQGDWIHQLVGWGPESWSGRFPKYAHNTYVSFLFEYGAFGLLCFLLAVTGFLKQSLRIKNRRYSLMLCSSMVGFLIMCFATMPLWNIEGLILYAILIGNTLAPVRLLSADETHVPAFLSRFVRV from the coding sequence ATGTTCCTGCTGGTTAAGCTGGTATTCGGACTAATCAGCGCTTATCTGGTATATGGTGCGATTTCACGGCGATGCAACAAGTATCTTGCATTTGCAGTTGTCGCATTATGGTTAAGATTTTTCCTGTCAGCATTTCATGACATAACTTACGAGCCGCTGATAGCCGGGTTCTCAATCAACGCGCTTTCTTCTATCGGTATTGCCGGCATGGGATTGCTTCTGTTGCCCCGTAACTTTTTGACCCTGCAAAAGCTGGGACTTATCTACCTGTTTTTCGCCAGTATTATCCTCAGCGGTGTGCTCAACGGTGCTGTGGTAGGTCTCATCAACGTCATGGTTAAGTGGATGTTCTTTCTAACTGTCACCGGTGCAATTTTTATGGCAGTCAGGAAAGTGGGCAAAGACGAGGTGTTGCGAAAACTGCTGGTAGCATTCTTTCTGCCGGTCAGTTTACAGATCATGTCGATTCTTTTAGGCGAGGCCAAAGCGACCGAAGCTGATGGTTCTACCAGTTATATTGGCGGGTATAACCACGAAGCCGCCTTTTCTATGATTATCGCCAGTTTTACGCTGGTGGTAGGGCTGATTTCAGCAGGCTATATCCGGTTCAGAACTTTTTTATTTGGCTTAGGCTGTATCTTACTCGTGATTGCCAATTACCGTACCTCAGTGTTGGCCATTTTACCTCTCGCGGCGATTTTTGCGTTTAACTCAATGGAAGCGCGTATTGCTCCGCGTTATAAGGCAGTGTTTTTGATTGCTGCCTTTTTTGGCATGGGACTGGCGTTTTTACTTCTGTCATATTCAATGCAGGACCGTTTTGCGGATGTATTTGTCTTCCTGGGATCGCTGGACGAGCTTATGAAGGCCCCTATGTATTACTCCGAAGCAGAAAAAGACATTTTCTCTGCCCGGGTTTATATCTGGAGCCAGTATATCTACACCTACTGGCAGGGTGACTGGATTCATCAGCTAGTGGGGTGGGGGCCGGAGTCCTGGAGTGGCCGCTTCCCCAAGTACGCCCATAACACGTATGTGTCGTTTTTGTTTGAATACGGTGCATTCGGTTTATTGTGCTTCCTGCTTGCAGTCACAGGCTTCTTAAAGCAATCGCTACGCATTAAGAACAGGCGTTACTCGTTAATGCTTTGTTCATCCATGGTGGGATTTCTGATCATGTGCTTCGCCACCATGCCATTGTGGAACATAGAAGGCTTAATTCTGTATGCCATTTTGATTGGTAACACACTTGCGCCTGTGCGCCTGCTCAGTGCAGATGAAACTCACGTTCCCGCCTTTTTAAGTCGTTTTGTAAGAGTATAA
- a CDS encoding sulfotransferase family 2 domain-containing protein, with protein sequence MQEILKQQSEKYLSRYPKIFFCHVPKCAGVSLSKAIYASVYPSVLKATKFAGHIDLKSSRVSAQLLDIDMMTARECQLISHLDASSMLYTNGHCIARPSVVSKYSQKWHFLTILRDPVDRFISEFVYNRYKESEWLKHDQDIEQYVDSDKGISAGLTYARYFSGINDSQQILANPDAAVEAAVANLRRFAVAGTLDDMPAWINQFNQRFNTKINIDSKNKSPNQGASSDITANSDVMSRIAQLCEIDSQIYQQLKAIKPAA encoded by the coding sequence GTGCAAGAAATCTTAAAGCAGCAATCGGAAAAATATTTATCGAGGTATCCGAAGATATTTTTCTGCCATGTACCTAAGTGTGCGGGCGTATCTTTATCTAAGGCCATTTATGCGTCTGTCTATCCTAGCGTGCTTAAAGCCACTAAGTTTGCAGGCCATATCGATCTGAAAAGTAGTCGGGTCAGTGCGCAGTTATTGGATATTGATATGATGACTGCAAGAGAGTGTCAGCTGATTTCTCACCTGGACGCTTCCAGTATGCTGTATACCAATGGTCACTGCATTGCACGTCCTTCTGTAGTCAGTAAATATTCCCAGAAGTGGCACTTTCTTACGATACTTCGCGACCCTGTTGACCGCTTTATTTCTGAGTTTGTATATAACCGTTATAAAGAATCCGAGTGGCTGAAACATGATCAGGATATAGAGCAGTATGTTGACTCTGATAAGGGCATCAGCGCGGGATTAACGTACGCAAGATATTTTTCCGGTATAAATGATAGCCAGCAGATTCTGGCCAATCCTGACGCAGCTGTTGAAGCGGCTGTAGCTAATTTAAGACGATTTGCGGTAGCTGGCACACTTGATGACATGCCAGCCTGGATAAATCAGTTCAACCAGCGCTTTAATACAAAGATTAATATCGACAGCAAAAATAAGAGCCCGAATCAGGGTGCGTCTTCTGACATAACCGCTAACAGTGATGTTATGAGCCGGATAGCGCAGCTATGCGAGATTGACTCACAGATTTATCAGCAGCTAAAAGCAATTAAACCTGCCGCTTAG
- a CDS encoding glycosyltransferase has product MNRHNSIAFIINSLEGGGAERVMCKLLSIMEPYFTQHQIHVHLVLLDALAEAHECPDYVNKITLNTEGSLVQGYRQLKPLLKQLSPSLCLSFLTRSNMLNVVLSHQLGYQAVISERVNTSSHFPGGLKDTISKVMVKATYPRAHRVMAVSEGVKADLVEHFNVKEDRVQTVYNPYDIDAIHELADKPVDDLPQNAYIIGTGRLVKNKNFRLLIDAYAKSDVPEDLVILGQGDQEAALKEQVSRLGLSERVHFPGFKSNPYPYIKQARYFVSTSNAEGFPNAIVEAMCLGKAVVATNCESGPAEILSGEYPLHIEQFTPSQYGCLCPVNDAKAVADAMDFLNAPTELARYSAKSTERAQAFSNEIFRQKMMTCLDLTPGAEDTVYVPAG; this is encoded by the coding sequence ATGAATCGACATAACAGTATCGCTTTTATTATCAACTCTCTTGAGGGAGGTGGTGCTGAGCGGGTTATGTGCAAGCTTCTTAGCATCATGGAGCCGTATTTTACGCAGCACCAGATTCATGTTCATCTGGTTTTACTTGATGCACTTGCCGAGGCGCATGAGTGTCCGGATTATGTAAATAAGATTACGCTCAATACCGAAGGGAGCCTGGTACAGGGATACCGTCAGCTGAAGCCATTGCTCAAACAGTTGTCTCCCTCACTGTGCTTAAGCTTTCTGACCCGCAGTAATATGCTGAACGTCGTGTTATCTCACCAATTAGGCTATCAGGCCGTTATTAGTGAACGCGTTAACACAAGTAGTCACTTCCCCGGTGGCCTGAAAGACACCATCAGTAAAGTAATGGTAAAAGCGACTTATCCCAGAGCCCATCGGGTAATGGCTGTTTCAGAAGGGGTTAAGGCCGATTTAGTTGAGCACTTTAATGTGAAGGAAGATCGGGTTCAGACAGTGTATAACCCCTATGATATTGATGCGATTCATGAGCTGGCTGATAAACCTGTGGACGACTTGCCTCAGAATGCTTACATAATTGGCACCGGCCGCCTTGTAAAAAACAAAAATTTCAGGCTTTTGATTGATGCCTACGCAAAGAGTGATGTGCCCGAAGATTTAGTTATCCTCGGGCAGGGTGATCAGGAAGCTGCCCTTAAAGAGCAGGTTTCCCGGCTTGGGCTTAGCGAACGGGTACACTTTCCGGGTTTTAAATCGAATCCTTATCCGTATATTAAGCAGGCACGGTATTTTGTTTCTACTTCTAATGCCGAAGGGTTTCCAAACGCGATTGTCGAAGCTATGTGCCTGGGTAAGGCTGTTGTTGCAACAAATTGTGAATCCGGCCCTGCTGAGATTCTGTCAGGTGAGTATCCACTACATATTGAGCAGTTTACGCCTTCTCAGTATGGCTGTCTTTGCCCGGTGAATGACGCTAAGGCTGTTGCCGATGCTATGGACTTTTTGAACGCGCCGACAGAACTAGCTCGTTACTCGGCAAAAAGCACAGAGCGCGCACAGGCTTTCAGTAATGAGATTTTTCGTCAGAAAATGATGACTTGTCTGGATTTAACCCCAGGCGCTGAGGATACGGTTTATGTTCCTGCTGGTTAA